Proteins from a single region of Flavobacterium sp. K5-23:
- a CDS encoding lytic transglycosylase domain-containing protein, whose protein sequence is MKRIERISILLTVVFASGLLIFATTYESKDKLDKEKKYVSTYFPVTANFAGETTPLKISDVKERLDRELIVNINLHASTILAIKRANRAFPVIEPILKKNGIPDDFKYLAVIESGLVNAVSGAGARGVWQFMPETAKERGMEVNEIVDERYNLEKSTQAACSYFLIAKAKFGTWTLAAASYNGGMGGVNKQMEIQKESNYYDLLLTEETSRYVFRILALKEIMKNPDKFGFSLADEELYAILPTKKIAVDTTINDLADFAKAQGINYKILKIHNPWLRDKKLENPTNKKYTIEIPLSGY, encoded by the coding sequence ATGAAAAGAATAGAAAGAATAAGTATCCTCCTTACGGTAGTTTTTGCAAGCGGTCTATTGATTTTTGCAACTACATATGAGTCGAAGGACAAGCTAGATAAAGAAAAAAAATATGTATCAACCTATTTTCCGGTTACGGCTAATTTTGCTGGGGAAACTACACCATTGAAAATTTCGGATGTCAAAGAACGCTTGGATCGGGAATTGATTGTCAACATAAATCTTCATGCCTCTACTATTTTAGCGATAAAAAGAGCAAACCGTGCTTTTCCTGTTATTGAACCCATTCTTAAGAAAAACGGAATTCCAGATGATTTTAAGTATCTAGCAGTGATAGAAAGTGGTTTAGTCAATGCAGTATCCGGTGCTGGCGCTAGAGGGGTATGGCAGTTTATGCCGGAAACAGCTAAGGAAAGAGGAATGGAAGTTAACGAGATTGTTGATGAACGCTATAATTTAGAAAAATCAACACAGGCAGCTTGTAGTTATTTTTTGATTGCTAAAGCAAAATTTGGAACTTGGACTTTAGCTGCTGCTTCTTATAATGGCGGAATGGGAGGGGTTAACAAGCAAATGGAGATCCAAAAAGAATCTAATTACTATGATTTGTTGCTTACCGAAGAAACGTCTCGTTACGTATTCCGAATTTTGGCACTGAAAGAAATTATGAAAAATCCTGATAAATTTGGTTTCTCCTTAGCAGATGAAGAGCTGTATGCGATATTGCCAACAAAAAAAATCGCTGTAGACACTACGATTAATGACTTAGCTGATTTTGCGAAAGCGCAGGGGATAAACTATAAGATTTTGAAAATTCATAATCCATGGCTTAGAGATAAAAAATTAGAGAATCCAACGAATAAAAAATATACAATTGAAATTCCATTGAGTGGATATTAA
- a CDS encoding alpha/beta hydrolase yields the protein MSKIPVYFMPGLAASAAIFERIQLPEADFETHLLEWEIPLVKESLDDYAKRIALKIKKESPVLIGVSFGGILVQEMAKHIDARKVIIISSVKSNLEFPRRMKIAKTTKAYKLIPMSLILNLENLAKFSFGSKINHRLKLYEKFLSVRDIGYLEWAVEKVILWDRTVVDESVIHIHGDMDDVFPIKYIKECTVVEGGTHIMILNKYRWFNANLGAIILGANTTVD from the coding sequence ATGAGTAAAATACCAGTTTATTTTATGCCTGGATTAGCGGCCAGTGCTGCTATTTTTGAGAGAATACAACTTCCAGAAGCTGATTTTGAAACACATCTTCTAGAGTGGGAGATTCCGTTGGTTAAGGAATCTTTGGACGATTACGCCAAGAGAATTGCTCTGAAAATCAAAAAGGAGAGTCCTGTTTTGATTGGCGTTTCATTTGGAGGTATTTTGGTTCAAGAAATGGCAAAACATATCGATGCGAGAAAGGTAATTATCATCTCGAGTGTAAAAAGTAATTTGGAATTCCCCCGAAGAATGAAAATTGCTAAGACCACTAAAGCTTACAAACTCATTCCGATGAGTTTGATATTAAATTTGGAGAATTTAGCCAAGTTTTCCTTTGGTTCAAAGATTAATCATCGATTGAAATTATATGAAAAATTTCTGTCGGTTCGTGATATCGGTTATTTAGAATGGGCTGTAGAGAAAGTGATTCTTTGGGATCGAACAGTCGTTGACGAAAGTGTAATCCATATTCATGGCGATATGGATGATGTTTTTCCAATAAAGTATATCAAAGAATGTACTGTGGTAGAAGGAGGAACTCACATTATGATTTTGAATAAATACAGGTGGTTTAATGCTAATTTGGGCGCTATTATTTTGGGAGCAAATACAACTGTGGACTGA
- a CDS encoding GNAT family N-acetyltransferase, producing MEIKDNTFARQFETTVEEGLVSVEYSFQEKKIFLTKINTPDEFDNEEFVSQLLSEIMAIAIERKLKVVPILPKIVVFFKKNPIYKELLPPGIRL from the coding sequence ATGGAAATCAAAGACAATACTTTCGCAAGACAATTTGAAACTACAGTAGAGGAAGGGTTAGTTTCAGTTGAATATTCTTTTCAAGAAAAAAAGATATTTTTGACAAAAATAAATACTCCAGACGAATTTGACAACGAAGAGTTTGTTTCTCAGTTACTATCTGAAATAATGGCCATTGCCATTGAACGAAAATTAAAAGTAGTTCCCATACTTCCAAAAATCGTGGTTTTTTTTAAAAAAAACCCTATTTACAAAGAACTACTTCCCCCAGGAATTAGACTTTAA
- a CDS encoding ABC-F family ATP-binding cassette domain-containing protein translates to MITVNDISVQFGGTTLFSDVSFAINENDKIALMGKNGAGKSTLLKIIAGQSKPSTGNISAPKEAVVAYLPQHLLTTDGATVMEETSKAFGEIFGMKAEIDEINEQLTIRTDYESDAYMKLIERVSDLSEKFYAIEEVNYEAEVEKILIGLGFVREDFTRQTSEFSGGWRMRIELAKILLQKPDLILLDEPTNHMDIESIQWLEDFLINQAKAVVVISHDRAFVDNITNRTIEVTMGRIYDYKAKYSHYLELRKDRRMHQQKAYDEQQRMIADNRTFIDRFKGTFSKTDAVQSRVKMLEKLVIVQVDEVDNSALKLKFPAAVRSGQYPVIVKDLSKSYGDHVVFKDANIVIERGQKVAFVGKNGEGKSTMIKAIMKQIEIDGGSLEIGHNSQIGYFAQNQAALLNENATIFETIDDIAVGDVRTKIKDILGAFMFHGDDVTKKVKVLSGGEKTRLAMIKLLLEPVNLLILDEPSNHLDMKTKDIIKDALRDFDGTLILVSHDRDFLDGLATKVFEFGNKRVVEHFEDITGFLANKKMESMREIEK, encoded by the coding sequence ATGATTACAGTTAACGATATTTCAGTACAATTTGGTGGTACTACGCTTTTTAGCGATGTTTCTTTTGCTATAAATGAAAATGATAAAATTGCCCTTATGGGTAAAAATGGAGCGGGTAAATCGACGCTTCTGAAAATAATTGCAGGACAAAGCAAACCGTCAACTGGGAATATCTCGGCACCAAAAGAAGCAGTTGTTGCTTATTTACCACAGCATTTATTGACTACTGATGGAGCTACAGTAATGGAAGAAACTTCAAAAGCTTTTGGAGAAATTTTTGGTATGAAAGCTGAGATTGATGAAATCAACGAACAATTAACCATTCGTACTGATTATGAAAGTGATGCGTATATGAAATTGATCGAAAGAGTTTCTGACTTAAGCGAGAAATTTTATGCTATCGAAGAAGTGAATTACGAAGCTGAAGTAGAGAAAATATTAATTGGGTTGGGTTTTGTTCGTGAGGACTTTACGCGTCAAACATCTGAGTTTTCAGGAGGATGGAGAATGAGAATTGAACTAGCTAAAATCCTTTTACAAAAACCAGATTTAATTTTACTGGATGAACCAACAAATCATATGGATATTGAAAGTATCCAATGGTTAGAGGACTTCTTGATTAATCAAGCAAAAGCGGTTGTGGTGATTTCTCACGATAGAGCGTTTGTGGATAACATTACTAATCGTACTATTGAAGTTACAATGGGACGTATCTATGACTACAAAGCGAAGTATTCTCATTATTTAGAATTGAGAAAAGACCGCCGTATGCACCAACAAAAAGCATATGATGAGCAGCAACGTATGATTGCTGATAATAGAACTTTTATTGACCGTTTTAAAGGGACTTTCTCTAAAACAGATGCTGTTCAGTCTCGTGTTAAAATGTTAGAGAAACTAGTTATAGTACAGGTGGACGAAGTAGATAATTCGGCATTAAAATTAAAATTTCCTGCAGCGGTTCGTTCGGGACAATATCCAGTAATTGTGAAGGATTTGTCAAAATCTTACGGAGATCATGTGGTTTTCAAGGATGCTAATATAGTAATTGAAAGAGGGCAAAAAGTTGCTTTTGTCGGAAAAAATGGAGAAGGAAAATCGACAATGATCAAAGCCATTATGAAGCAAATTGAAATTGATGGCGGTAGTCTTGAGATTGGTCATAATTCGCAAATTGGTTATTTTGCTCAAAACCAAGCAGCTTTATTAAATGAAAACGCTACTATTTTTGAAACTATTGATGATATTGCGGTAGGGGATGTTAGAACTAAAATAAAGGATATCTTAGGAGCTTTTATGTTTCACGGAGATGATGTGACTAAAAAAGTAAAAGTCCTTTCAGGAGGAGAGAAAACACGTTTAGCAATGATTAAATTATTGTTAGAACCGGTTAATTTGTTGATTCTGGATGAACCTTCAAATCACTTGGATATGAAGACTAAAGACATCATTAAAGATGCGCTACGTGATTTTGATGGGACTTTGATCTTGGTTTCTCACGACAGAGATTTCCTTGACGGACTAGCGACAAAGGTTTTTGAATTTGGAAATAAAAGAGTAGTTGAGCATTTTGAAGATATTACGGGATTCTTGGCAAATAAGAAAATGGAGAGCATGAGAGAAATAGAAAAATAA